From the Lathyrus oleraceus cultivar Zhongwan6 chromosome 4, CAAS_Psat_ZW6_1.0, whole genome shotgun sequence genome, one window contains:
- the LOC127074176 gene encoding peroxisome biogenesis protein 19-2 produces the protein MADHSDDLNQLLDSALDDFQTLNLNSYLPRTTEQTSDKKESPSLPSGVQGLGLGLPDLRSKKKGKQKVSKDAHVSEALNKLREQTKEAVKGLEFITPPGSVSGGVDLGEEAMMEDWVKQFEDLAGSQDMESIVETMMQQLLSKEILAEPMKEIGERYPKWLEDHKASLSEEEYDRYSRQCGLIRNLTEVYEKDSGNFTKIFELMQKMQDCGQPPIDIVQELSPNIDLASLGQLSPEMLDGSQPNCSIM, from the exons ATGGCCGACCACTCCGATGACCTTAACCAACTCCTCGACA GTGCTTTGGATGATTTTCAAACCCTCAACCTAAATTCTTACCTTCCAAG AACCACAGAACAAACTTCGGACAAAAAAGAGTCTCCTTCTTTACCCTCAGGGGTTCAAGGATTAGGATTAGGTTTACCTGATTTGAGAAGCAAGAAAAAAGGTAAACAGAAGGTTTCTAAAGATGCTCATGTTTCTGAGGCTCTTAATAAGCTTAGGGAGCAGACTAAAGAGGCTGTTAAGGGTCTTGAGTTTATAACTCCACCTGGTTCTGTTTCTGGTGGTGTTGATTTGGGTGAAGAAGCTATGATGGAGGATTGGGTTAAACAGTTTGAAGATCTTGCTGGCTCTCAG gATATGGAATCTATTGTGGAGACCATGATGCAACAGCTTCTGTCCAAGGAGATACTTGCTGAACCAATGAAGGAAATCGGAGAAAGGTATCCTAAGTGGTTAGAAGATCATAAAGCCAGCTTAAGTGAAGAAGAATATGATCGGTATTCACGGCAATGCGGGCTGATTCGGAATCTTACCGAAGTTTATGAAAAAGATTCGGGAAACTTCACCAAGATTTTTGAGCTTATGCAGAAAATGCAAGACTGTGGACAACCTCCAATTGATATTGTCCAGGAGCTTTCACCCAATATTGACTTAGCCAGTCTTGGCCAGCT ATCTCCGGAAATGCTCGACGGTTCTCAGCCAAATTGTTCTATAATGTGA